The Poriferisphaera corsica DNA segment CTTCCATTGTGGCATCAGTGTGCTCATGTGATGATGGAAGGTTTTGTTGTGGTGGCGTTCAAGCAGGTGAACCATCTCATGAACGAGAATGTACTCTAAGCAGCAGAGGGGCTTCTTGGCTAGTTCAAGATTTAGCCAGATGCGTCTCGCTCCAATGTTGCAAGTTCCCCACTTAGTTTTCATCCGTTTGATTCGGCACTCAGCTATCTCGACTCCCACCTTCGGTTGCCATTTTTCAATCAGTTCGGGTAGTTGCTTGTACATTTCTGCTCTTAGCCAACGGTTGAGGATCTCTTCTCGTTTGCTTCGATCCGTACCTTCAGCGACACGCAGCTCCAGCATGTTGTTCTGGCGAATGCTTACAGATGATCGGCCTTTGGCTTCCACCACGTCTAGTCTGTACTGATGCCCCCAGAGAAAGTGACTTTCCCCGTTAACCATCTCTCGCTGTGATTGGCGTTCTTGATTGCAAAAAGCTGATTGTTGACGTTTGATCCATGCCCAGCGTGAGATCACTGCAAGTCTGACCGCTTCATCGTCAATATGTATAGGTGTAGCGACACGCACCTTCCCATTGGGAGGGTACACCGCAAGGTGGAGGTTCTTGATGTCCTTTCGAATGATCTCGATAGGCGTATCACGAACGAGGATTTTGTGGCGTTTAGTAGTCACGTTGGCTTAGTACCAGTTGGAAGATCTTCTCAGCTAATGCCTTGTCATGTTCTAAAACTTTATGAACAGCTGCTTGGACACGTTTACGTTTTACTGGATTGTTTCTGAAATCAGCCTTTATTTTCTTGCGAACAGCACAATCAACCTTGATAGCTAGTTCCTCATCCTGACCGAGGTTGTCATACAGATTACGCAGTGCTGAAGTTTTCAAACTTTTCGGGTAGTTCTTTTTACCATCTGGCTTCACAACTTTTTTCGTAAGATCCACGATTTGCTTCAGATACTTCTCGTATGAGATCGCTTGTTGTTTACGCTTTAAGATCAGTTCATCCAGTAGCTTAGACATTCTCTCATAGTAAGCTGGGTTTACTTCTGCTTCATCGATGATGACCCTTCGGACATTGTTCTCAATCGTTTCAGCCATCGCCTTTTCGCTAGATTGTGTCCCCTTAGGCATGTCATCGACGAATGCCTCGCCCCTTTCAACAATCAAATCAACCAGCGTCATATCGTCTAGTGTTGAGAGAACCTTGCTCTCACTGGCACTCACATAGCTGTCCAGTAGATGCCGCATTGCTGGTTCATAGATCTTCATGTCGATGTAGTCACAGCTGGCAAGCTTTACTTCTTTTCTGACTTGCTCGTAGTGTGCGATCTCTTGCTTGATCTGCTCAACTTCTTCAGGTGTGTAGCCTGCTTGATCCATGTCATTGGCAAGCTCTGCGTAAGCTCTCAGCAGTTTTCCTGTGAGTTGATACAACAACACACGTTTCTGCTCGCAGTGTTTAATCGCATGTACACGATCTGGCACATCGCTGTCTTCATCAAAACAGAAGTAAGCAAGATACGCTTCCGTATCTTTCGGTGGCAGTACAGGTTCACACAACGCCTTAATGCTCTCACGTGCTTCTTCAAGCTTACGATTGCCTTCCACGATACGATCGTTCAGCAACCCCTTCACATCCTCAGCATCAAAATCTCCAAATGCTTCCCCCGTATAGTCCGTGATAGCAGTCTGCAATGACTTGAACAGGTCTTTGTAGTCCACCACATACCCATATTCTTTATCATCACTGTCCAGCCTATTGACTCGGCAGATTGCCTGAAACAACCCGTGATCCTGCATCTTCTTATCGATATAAAGATAAGTTGCTGGTGGGGCATCAAACCCTGTAAGCAGCTTGTCTACCACAATCAATAGCTTCATCTGTGCAGGCTGTTCGATGAACTTCTTCTTCACATCCTTTTCAAACTCTGAAACCTTACTCGCTACTTTGTTTTCTTTGATCTCGTAGTAGTTTGCGATCATCTTGCGATAAACATCATACTTAAGCTGCTGCTCGGTCTTCCCTTCCCCTGTCTCTTCCTTGTTGATGTCAGAGACATTCGGATCATAAGAAGAAACAATCGCACACTTATCCTTCAGCTCCGTCTCTTGGAACATCTGATACACACGGCAAGCCTGATAGATACTGTCCACTACAAGTAAAGCATTCCCATGCCCGCTCTTGAGCCGATCCTTCGTTTCCATATCAAACAGAATGTCCAACACGATCTGCTGTAAACGCTCCTTAGAGCTGAGCAGCTTTTGCATCGTTCCCCATCGCTGTTTCAGTTGAGCCTTTGCCCAGTCTGACAAACCCTTTGTCTTGGACTTGAACCAGATATCAATCTTGTCTTTAGATCCCAGATTCTGATCGATGTTTCTTGCTTCATACCTTAGATCAAGCACAACCTTATCTTCCACCGCTTGGTCGTACTTATAAGTATGGATGTGCGAGCCAAAGACCTCAATACTCTTTGCCTTGTCCTTCTTAAGCAGTGGCGTGCCTGTGAAGCCAATGATCATCGCATTCGGCAACAGCTCTTTGAGTGCTCCGTGTAGCTTCCCTGATTGTGTACGGTGACACTCATCGACGAACACGAACATCTCACCCTTAGGCGAGAAGTCTTTAGGCAGATATCGCTTAATGTCCCCGATGAACCCCTCAACATCATCATCCTTGCGTACCTTCCCAAACTTATGAATGAGCGTACACATGAGCCACTCATCAGTGCTGTTGAGCTTATTAATCAGATCCTTCGCACTGTCTGTTCGGTAGATATGCTCGTTGACCCCATTAAAAACCTTCTCGATTTGTTCATCTAGCTCTGTTCGGTCGGTGATAATCAAAACGCGATTACCCTTTGAACCCGTTCTCTGCGGATCACGCAACCACTTCGCAAGCCATACCATCGTCAAGCTTTTACCGCTACCCTGCGTGTGCCAAATGATCCCGCCCTCACGTTGCTTCACCCGTTCCTGAGCAGCCTTCACCCCAAAGTACTGATTAGGGCGGCAAGTCTTCTTGATCCCCGCATCAAACACAACAAAATCATGAATGATCTCAAGCAGCTTCTGCTTCGAACAGACCCATGAAAGCTCTTGAAGCAGGTTTCTGTTCTTCCGATCAAACAGCTCCCCCTCTTCCTTCCAGTCCAAAAAGTACTTAGCTGGTGTTTGGATCACCCCGTAACGCATCCCCTCGCTCCAGTTCCCTGCCATGACAAGCTGGATCGTTGAGAAGAAGTTTTCAATGAACTCTTTTTTTTGATTGCTCAGGTTTTGGCGTATCCCTTCATCCACCGACACCGTCGAGCGTTTGAGTTCGATCACCCCTAAAGCGATCCCGTTCACATACATCACCAGATCCGGCCGCTTCGTGTGCTCCTGCCCCTTGATCGTCACTTCCTCAGCAATCGCAAAGTCGTTGTTCTCTGGGTTCTTCCAGTCAATGAGGTAGACGTTTTCGTGTTTCTCACCAGCCGCCGGCGATATCTGAGCGCTATACCGAAGCAGGTTATAAACCCGTTGATTCGCATCGTACAACTTCACCGACCCGCCGATTGCACTTTCCTGTACGATCGCCTGAACCGCTCTCTCGATCAGCGTGTCACTGTGTCCCTGCTTCTTCAGCCAACCCTTGAGCAGCTCTTCTTCGATGTTGCTGTTGTTCTCACGATCCTTCCAGTTGCCGAGGTATTGATAACCCAGCTCACCGACGAAGTAATCGATCACCTGCTGTTGTGTTTGTTTTTCATACTGCCCGACACTGTGCGTTTGCCCAATCGTTGTCATGTTCGCCTCTTCTTCCGGATTCTCGGATACGCACAAACTGATCCGCTTATTGTTCTGTTTTTTCGTTCGCTTAATCGTCTTCGTACATTACTAAATCAATCGTGTTTTGCCCGTGAGTAACTGCTGCATCATCCCCTGCTTGATCGCCTTGGTTTTCTCTAGCCGTTTTTCAAGCTGTTCGATTTCTTCATCCATCTCCGTAAGGATCTCGGCGATGGCTTGTTGTTCTTTTGGAGAAATAATGGGGAATGGTAAACTTCTTAAATCAGGGATTGAGATTCCTTTTACAGTACTTCCGCTTCCAAGATCATCAATCATCTTTGCATTGTTCTCAAACCAATAATAGAGAAAATGAGCACAATGCTCTGGTTTTGTATAAATCGCCTTAAGGTCTTGGTTGATTGCTACGTCAATCTTATAAATAACCGCTTTACCGAGTGCCATGCGGGTAGATATTATAAGTGTTCCTACTGGGATAAGATTAGCCGCACTATTGCGCAATCCGTTCTGAGTTATTGATTCTTGGGTTTGATATGGATTAAAAGATGTAAAATCTTTTACCGTTACCCAAGGTATTCCTTCTCCCCAGAATGCAGGATTCGCACGACTTGGTGTTCCGCCCCCTAATAGTTTCTCAATGGCTCCCTCTAATACCCCATGTTTCCACTCGTCTTCAAATCCGGGCAGGCGTTTTTTGCCGGTGAGGAGTTGTTGCATCGTGGCCTGTTTGATGTCGCGTTTCTTGGCGATCAGCTTCGCCAACGAACACACCAACCCATCCACATCCGACAACGCCTCCGCAATATTCTGTTGTTCGATTACTGTGGGAGGAATCACAAGAGGTATGTCTCGTACAGTCTGGAGATTGATGCCTGCTTTAGCACCTTGATCGGTTGTTGATTTGAAGCGTTGTTGACTGGGGCCATATGCTAAAAAATATGCAGTGAACTTAGTATTTATAGTTGCGTTTTTTGGCATCCGTACCAAGGCGATGTGTTGATTGATATATGCAGGCTTTGAAACAGAGCTATCGATATAGGAAATGATACCAATATCAGCAGTCACTGATATCAACAGGTCACCTAAATGAAGTTGGGTTCTTGCACCTTCGTGATCATTATCTGGTAGTGATATAAACCGCACATTGCTTAGGTCAAGATGAATGTTGTTGCGGCACATATTTGTTATGCGTACAAACAAGCTACCGTATTGGCTATAGAACTTAGCCCAACCACGTGATCCACTTGTAATGAATGGCATAAAGCTGTTAATAGTTGTTTCAACCCAATCCTCAGGAAATGATCCCAAAGTAGTCTTCCTAAACCGAGTAGTTTGCTTCGATTTAGTTACAGCATCTAGAACAGCAGAGTTAGCCATGGATCGCCACTCCCATCTTCTCAAGATGTGCGGTGACCTTGTCGGCAAGGGTATCGACTTCGCTGCTCAGTTCGGGCAGTGTCGCGGCATAACGCTCTTCAAGCAGTTTGACCCGCTTCACTAACCCTTGAATGATCCGCTGCACTTCACTCTCCGCTGCTGCGGTCATCGTGGCAAACCATTTATCCTCGATCACAATCTCCTTGATCGTCTTCTCGGCCAGCTTCTCATACTTGTGTAGCGTGAGCAGATCGAGTTCTTCCTGCTTATCCTTGGCGAGTTTCTTGGCTGTCGCTTCCGCTTCAAGCAGATGTTTACAGCGTTTAAGAATGTCGATCTCTTCGGAGGAGCCACTTCCCTTAATGTCCTTAAGCCGCTTGGTAACGCTTGCCTTGCTGATTGCCCCCTTGTCGGTCTTGGCATCTTCAAGCCAGTTATCTTCCGTGGCTGACTGCTCTTCGATGAAGGCTTCAGTTTTCTGCTTCACTTCTTCATAGATTGCTTCAAGGTTCTCAACTTGGGTTTTCTCTTTGCCAAAATAACGAGCCACAAGTAACGCAGGCGGCACAAGATCCATGATGTACTTATCCCGCTTGATCGTCAGATGCGGAACCTCTTTGATCTTTTTCTTCTTATCATCAATCGCTTGCCGTGGCTTCGCCGCTTCCAGCCAATCATCTTCATTGATCAGGTACGCATCGTCCTGCATCTCCTGTTCCCAGTAGTCCATGAGCTGCTGATAAATGTCATACGAGCTAAGTAGCGGCACATCCGCAAACCGCACCAAGAGATCCTCAGCCAAATCCACGATAAGCTGCTTAGGATGAACTTTGTCTGCTTTAAGGTTTGTCAGACGCTTACGATGAGCATCCTGCCACCCGATCATCAGATCTTTGATTTGCTCAGCATAAGCTTTGTACTTCTTATTGTTGAGGATGGTTGCTTTTACTTCGCTCGGTTCAACCTTGGCAGCAAAGTAACCATCACGCTCCCCATTCTCAAAGAGCTGATTCTTGAGTGAGCCAAACACTTTCCAGTAGGGTTGCAAGGCTTTGATGTCACGTTCAGGGATGCCACCGTTGAGATGGGCATCAAGATCATGCAGATCCTCCGGTTCGGATGAATCAATGTAGCGAGGAATGTTCAGGTTGTAATCGTTCTGCTCAATCTCAGAGTTCAGCACCATACGCGCGTAGCGATCTTCAGGTTTCTGGTTGTTGAACACATCAACGATGCGGTGGATGTCCTGTTCACGTAGACGGTTCTTGTTGCCATCCTTGATGAAGCCCTTGCTCGCATCGATCATGAAGATGCCGGTTCGAGCTTGAGCGTTTTCTTTATCGATCAGGATGATACAAGCAGGGATACCCGTGCCATAGAAAAGGTTGGCGGGGAGGCCGATGATGCCTTTGATGAGTCCGCGCTTGATCAGGTTCTCACGGATCTCAGATTCAGCATTGCCACGGAACAGCACACCATGCGGCAAAATGATCGCAGCCTTACCCTTGCTCTTAAGTGACTTAACGATATGCAAGAGGAAGGCATAGTCGCCATTCTTGGCAGGAGGAGTGCCATAGCCATCAAAACGCTCGAAACTGTCCTTAACGGTTTTGTCCGTGTTCGATTCAAACCCACTCGACCATGCTTTAAGAGAGAACGGTGGATTGGCGACAGCAAAGTCGAAGGTTCTTAGCTTGTTCGCACTCTCGGTCATTTGAGGTGAAGCGAGTGTGTTGCCTTTGTGGATTCCAGCATCGGCGTTGTCGTGCAGGATCATGTTCATCTTACAGAGAGCGTAAGTGGCGTTGTCGTTCTCTTGGCCGTAGATAGAGATCTTGTTGTTGGTTTCGTGTGCAACTTTTAGGAGCAGAGAACCTGAGCCGCAAGTAGGGTCGTAAACTTCTTTACGGCTGCTAGTCTTGGCATCAACACCCACAACTTTGGAGATGATATGAGAGACTTCAGCAGGCGTGTAGAACTGCCCTTTGCTCTTGCCTGATTCGGTCGCAAAGTGGCGCATGAGATACTCATAGGCATCACCAAGCAGGTCATCACCATCAGCTCGATTGCTTGAGAAGTCTAGGCCACCAAAGATGTTGACCAGCTTGGAAAGCTTGTCCATCATCTCCTTGCCACTGCCAAGATGATCGGCATTGTTGAAGTTCACCAGACGGATCACATCGCTAAGATCAGCATTTGCTTTAGCGATCTTGCCAAGGATTTTATTGAGTTTGTCCCCGATCTCCTTGTCGCCAGATAGAGCCACAACATCGTCGAAGGATGCTCCCTTGGGAACTTCGATATCTGCCCATTCATTGTTGGCATACTTGTCTGAGATGTACTTCATGAAGAGGAGGGTAAGGATGTAGTCCTTGTACTGGGATGCATCCATGCCGCCGCGAAGTTCATCGCAGCAACTCCATAGGGAACTGTAAAGTTGTGACTTTTTTAAAGCCATGTGAGTTTAATCCTCATCATCGTTGTCTTGGTTGGCAACCGCCCAGACCCGTTTCAGTGGGATATCTGCTTTGATATCCTCATCGAGATCATTGTACACCTTTAGAAACTCATCGATCAGATCACTGCGATCCCACATCCTGACCTTGAAAAAGAGCCTCGGTAGTTCGTGCTTGATTGTTTTCTTAAATCCACCCCAACACACGAGTAGACCTTGATCTGCTCCTACGTGCTGCATTGTTCCGACAAGTTGGTCGAGAACCGGCCTTTCAAGCGGTGAGTCCTGACTCTTGACCTGAACACAGATTCGAGGCTGGCCAAAGCCTAGAGTGTCAGGAGCGGCCAGTATGTCGATGCCACCGTCTGCACCCTTATCTGATCTGTGTGTTGTAAAACCTTTGGCTTTTAGGATTGCTTCAACCAATGCTTCAAGGCCATGCCCCTTGAACTTAGCTTGTATAGTTCGTGCGATATGGTCGTTGGCAATCTCCTCGATATCGATTTCTTGCTCATTGCCGTTCACGATATCCTGATCATCGTCACCATTTGTAACAGGTGTTTTGATGGATACCCCAACCGATTTCCATCCGTTTGCCTGCATTGCTCTGATGCGTTCCTCTGAATCGTTCCGCTTGATCTGACAGATCGTTGATATAGAACCCAATGAGTACAGTAAGTCCTGATCAAAATTAGTTCGAGGTACATCTGTTTCTATCCAATTGATCGTGCGATGGTGGTAGTACGGATTTTCTGCATCATCGCTGTACACGTAGTTGCCTGTGATCTCTCCTATGTGGATCGTCTTGCGTTTGCTAGGCATACATACCCAATCACCAGCTTTCATGCGCTTGGTGAAAGCCCATATCTGTCCTGAGTTTTGGCTGCGGTGTGCTTTGGTGAAATCTGGATAGAACTTCTCAAGATACTCATGCAGCTCTTTGCGATCTTTAAGCTTGCTAAGGTTTTGCTTAAATCCACTCCATGTCAAGTAAATGCGATTTTCATTTAGAAACTTGCTTTCGTGTTCACAGTGTCGTCCAGATCTAAGTAGCCAAAGTGCCATTGGATGCCCCGTTTGGTTTTGCGGATAGTTTTGCAGATTGTTGCTGCCAATGCTCTATCAAGCAGTGGATTTTTGATTATATCACTACGCCAATGTTCATATAACCCTTTGTTTAATGATGCTTTGGTGTTGTTTGTAGGTGTGGTAATGATTGGTGTGGTGTGTGTTGTTTTAAAGCTTGTGAATGCCCATGTTTACGTTTTGTGTGGCTATTTGTTCTGCACTTTAGAAGAAGAAATGCGAGGCAGATTGTTATGCCCTCTTCTTCATTTTGTAAACATTTTTATGGAGGTATATCCTTGGAACAAGAAAGCACTAAAAGTAAACGTAGTAAAAAAACAGAGTACTCACTGATGATGGCTAGAGTGTTACAAGCTACTGATGAGTTTCGGTATTTGAGCAAAACAATGTCGGTAGCATCGCTACAGGCCTTCTACTTCATCGCTTCAAGAGCACCTGAAAGCGTATCGTTTACTGAGGTAGCAGATATGATCGGATCGCAGCAATCATCAGTACACAGAGCAATCTACGTCTTGGCTTGCGATGGTGTAGGGAAAGTTAAAGGGCCTAGGTGTGGTTTGGTTGATATCGCAGACGATCCTTACGACAGTCGTAGACGGCAAATCAGTCTCACTAGGAAGGGGGATGAGTTGGCAAAGAAACATAACTTCATCCTTCAACGCAGGTGGTTTTAGGGAGCGATGAACCACAGAAGAACTTGGAGACAAAGGTAGTGCTTCTACCCCCTGCCTGAGTACCCATTCCTATTAGTCCGTACTTAGGAGAGAAGGGGGAGGTATTTACTATATATTTAATATATAAGAAGTATATGAAGTGTAGTAGATTAAGTTAAGATACCTCCCCCTCCTTATCCAAGGATAGTAAAGATTAAATATTGAATACAGTATCTCCTGTGCTACTAATCTTATTGAGAAACAGATAATCAACCTACTTCATTGATGAACCGGAGAAAAACTTGGAGACAAAGGTAGTGCTTCTACCCCCACCTGAGTTCGCATTTCTATTAGTTCGTACTTAGGAGAGAAGGGGGAAATATTTACTATATATTAAATGTATTAGATATATATGAACTGTAGTAGATTAAGTTAAGATACCCTCCCCTCTCTATCCAAGAATAGTAAAGATTAAATATTGAATACAGTAACTCCTGTGTTACTACTCCTCTTTGATGTAAGTCTTACTACTTCATTGAGGTAGTGTGTATATATATCAACACTCTTACTTGATTGTGAGGGTGTTGCTTTCCCTGTGGTTGGGGATTGTTGTGTTGTAGTCTTGTCTCATTGAAAGATGAGAGAAGGCTTTCCTTAAATCTTGGAGTGTAGAGGGAGAAGATGTTTCAGGTACAAAACATCTGAGAGGTCTTTTCCTACCTACCCCAAAACCCAGTCCCCCCTGTACCCCCGTCAACTTCGGTTAGGTTTAATCAATCAAGGTACAGGGGAGAAAAAGCTAATAGATCAAGACAATGCTTCCATGTTTCATTCGTTATGAATGTTGTGTGGTGGTGTTGTCTCTTTTACTTCCGATGTAGACATGATTCTTCTTCAAATTAAACACATAAAACAAAGTTAATCTTGTACGTTCCATCTAGATTTGGTTTGTGGCCGCATAAAGGCTTTGTGTGTTGTTGGTGGCCAATCTCATTGGTTGAGTTTAAGAACTGTTCTGTAGGGTGTGTATGGCTCTTTGTAGCTATTTGAAGGGTTATGTTTCATCAAGTTAATTAATCCGATGTTTGCCTCACTCGTTGTTGGGTGGGGTTTTATTTTATTTTTATTCAACGAAAGGTTTTGAAATGGTTGTTCAGCAACAACAATCTAAACAAAAGCGCATGATGCCACTGCATTATGTCAACAACAAATCAATGTCTGAGTATCTCGGTGTTAGTACTCGTACGCTCTATCAGCTTAGAAGGCGTGGAAAAGATCCAATGCCATCATTCATGCTTGGTTCTAGGGTGTTTTACATCCTTCATGATGTGGATGAGTGGATAAAAAGGCAGCGTGAAAACACAGCAACAATAACCAAAAATAAGAAAGTTCAGGAGGTATAAACAATGAATACAAATATTCAAGCAAGTAATGAGCAGGACATGAATGATCAAAAGCCTGCAGAGTACACTCAAAAATATTTTACAGTTAAACAGATTGCTGAAAGAGCTGGTTTAACTGAGACAACGATCAGAAGTTACGTTAAGAATAAAGGGCTTCCTGTTATAAAAATAGGCAAGGGTTCTAGGTGTACTTCAAGAATCGCTGTAGATGTATTCGACAAATGGTTTTTGTCGTTTTCTCAATCATATAACAACTAACAAACAAATATTTTGTGCGTATGTCATGCTAAGAGCTTGACACCGTTACTTCATCACAGGATCATTTTTAACATGAGTTCAATACGACCTAGAGTTTCACTTCGAATCAATGGCTGCAAAACGGTAGATATCTATCTTGGGGCAAAGTTTAAAACGAAGACTTCAATCCTTGACGCTAAAAGGCATATCTTGAATCTGAGAGATGCTAAGGCTTCCGGTTCTTCTGTCTCACGAGTTACTTCTGAGTGGGTTTCAAGCATAGACGACAAGCTTCATGATCGGCTTGTACGTTATGGGCTTGTGAGTCCTCGAGAAGTTTCTCAGAGGATGACATTGGGTGATCTTTTGAAAGACTATATCACTCAGAGATCAAAGGATCGTAAGCTTGGGAAGACAACAGAAGCTAAAGACAATCAAACCAAGTTGGATCTTGTTGAATGCTTTAGTATCACAAAGCTACTATCATCGTTTACTGTTGCAGATGGAAAGAGATACCGCACACATCTAGAGAAT contains these protein-coding regions:
- a CDS encoding helix-turn-helix domain-containing protein; its protein translation is MNTNIQASNEQDMNDQKPAEYTQKYFTVKQIAERAGLTETTIRSYVKNKGLPVIKIGKGSRCTSRIAVDVFDKWFLSFSQSYNN
- a CDS encoding restriction endonuclease; this encodes MTWSGFKQNLSKLKDRKELHEYLEKFYPDFTKAHRSQNSGQIWAFTKRMKAGDWVCMPSKRKTIHIGEITGNYVYSDDAENPYYHHRTINWIETDVPRTNFDQDLLYSLGSISTICQIKRNDSEERIRAMQANGWKSVGVSIKTPVTNGDDDQDIVNGNEQEIDIEEIANDHIARTIQAKFKGHGLEALVEAILKAKGFTTHRSDKGADGGIDILAAPDTLGFGQPRICVQVKSQDSPLERPVLDQLVGTMQHVGADQGLLVCWGGFKKTIKHELPRLFFKVRMWDRSDLIDEFLKVYNDLDEDIKADIPLKRVWAVANQDNDDED
- a CDS encoding type I restriction endonuclease subunit R, which produces MTTIGQTHSVGQYEKQTQQQVIDYFVGELGYQYLGNWKDRENNSNIEEELLKGWLKKQGHSDTLIERAVQAIVQESAIGGSVKLYDANQRVYNLLRYSAQISPAAGEKHENVYLIDWKNPENNDFAIAEEVTIKGQEHTKRPDLVMYVNGIALGVIELKRSTVSVDEGIRQNLSNQKKEFIENFFSTIQLVMAGNWSEGMRYGVIQTPAKYFLDWKEEGELFDRKNRNLLQELSWVCSKQKLLEIIHDFVVFDAGIKKTCRPNQYFGVKAAQERVKQREGGIIWHTQGSGKSLTMVWLAKWLRDPQRTGSKGNRVLIITDRTELDEQIEKVFNGVNEHIYRTDSAKDLINKLNSTDEWLMCTLIHKFGKVRKDDDVEGFIGDIKRYLPKDFSPKGEMFVFVDECHRTQSGKLHGALKELLPNAMIIGFTGTPLLKKDKAKSIEVFGSHIHTYKYDQAVEDKVVLDLRYEARNIDQNLGSKDKIDIWFKSKTKGLSDWAKAQLKQRWGTMQKLLSSKERLQQIVLDILFDMETKDRLKSGHGNALLVVDSIYQACRVYQMFQETELKDKCAIVSSYDPNVSDINKEETGEGKTEQQLKYDVYRKMIANYYEIKENKVASKVSEFEKDVKKKFIEQPAQMKLLIVVDKLLTGFDAPPATYLYIDKKMQDHGLFQAICRVNRLDSDDKEYGYVVDYKDLFKSLQTAITDYTGEAFGDFDAEDVKGLLNDRIVEGNRKLEEARESIKALCEPVLPPKDTEAYLAYFCFDEDSDVPDRVHAIKHCEQKRVLLYQLTGKLLRAYAELANDMDQAGYTPEEVEQIKQEIAHYEQVRKEVKLASCDYIDMKIYEPAMRHLLDSYVSASESKVLSTLDDMTLVDLIVERGEAFVDDMPKGTQSSEKAMAETIENNVRRVIIDEAEVNPAYYERMSKLLDELILKRKQQAISYEKYLKQIVDLTKKVVKPDGKKNYPKSLKTSALRNLYDNLGQDEELAIKVDCAVRKKIKADFRNNPVKRKRVQAAVHKVLEHDKALAEKIFQLVLSQRDY
- a CDS encoding M48 family metallopeptidase, which gives rise to MTTKRHKILVRDTPIEIIRKDIKNLHLAVYPPNGKVRVATPIHIDDEAVRLAVISRWAWIKRQQSAFCNQERQSQREMVNGESHFLWGHQYRLDVVEAKGRSSVSIRQNNMLELRVAEGTDRSKREEILNRWLRAEMYKQLPELIEKWQPKVGVEIAECRIKRMKTKWGTCNIGARRIWLNLELAKKPLCCLEYILVHEMVHLLERHHNKTFHHHMSTLMPQWKKYRDELNTAPLAYEDWQY
- a CDS encoding restriction endonuclease subunit S, which codes for MANSAVLDAVTKSKQTTRFRKTTLGSFPEDWVETTINSFMPFITSGSRGWAKFYSQYGSLFVRITNMCRNNIHLDLSNVRFISLPDNDHEGARTQLHLGDLLISVTADIGIISYIDSSVSKPAYINQHIALVRMPKNATINTKFTAYFLAYGPSQQRFKSTTDQGAKAGINLQTVRDIPLVIPPTVIEQQNIAEALSDVDGLVCSLAKLIAKKRDIKQATMQQLLTGKKRLPGFEDEWKHGVLEGAIEKLLGGGTPSRANPAFWGEGIPWVTVKDFTSFNPYQTQESITQNGLRNSAANLIPVGTLIISTRMALGKAVIYKIDVAINQDLKAIYTKPEHCAHFLYYWFENNAKMIDDLGSGSTVKGISIPDLRSLPFPIISPKEQQAIAEILTEMDEEIEQLEKRLEKTKAIKQGMMQQLLTGKTRLI
- a CDS encoding helix-turn-helix transcriptional regulator yields the protein MVVQQQQSKQKRMMPLHYVNNKSMSEYLGVSTRTLYQLRRRGKDPMPSFMLGSRVFYILHDVDEWIKRQRENTATITKNKKVQEV
- a CDS encoding type I restriction-modification system subunit M, which produces MALKKSQLYSSLWSCCDELRGGMDASQYKDYILTLLFMKYISDKYANNEWADIEVPKGASFDDVVALSGDKEIGDKLNKILGKIAKANADLSDVIRLVNFNNADHLGSGKEMMDKLSKLVNIFGGLDFSSNRADGDDLLGDAYEYLMRHFATESGKSKGQFYTPAEVSHIISKVVGVDAKTSSRKEVYDPTCGSGSLLLKVAHETNNKISIYGQENDNATYALCKMNMILHDNADAGIHKGNTLASPQMTESANKLRTFDFAVANPPFSLKAWSSGFESNTDKTVKDSFERFDGYGTPPAKNGDYAFLLHIVKSLKSKGKAAIILPHGVLFRGNAESEIRENLIKRGLIKGIIGLPANLFYGTGIPACIILIDKENAQARTGIFMIDASKGFIKDGNKNRLREQDIHRIVDVFNNQKPEDRYARMVLNSEIEQNDYNLNIPRYIDSSEPEDLHDLDAHLNGGIPERDIKALQPYWKVFGSLKNQLFENGERDGYFAAKVEPSEVKATILNNKKYKAYAEQIKDLMIGWQDAHRKRLTNLKADKVHPKQLIVDLAEDLLVRFADVPLLSSYDIYQQLMDYWEQEMQDDAYLINEDDWLEAAKPRQAIDDKKKKIKEVPHLTIKRDKYIMDLVPPALLVARYFGKEKTQVENLEAIYEEVKQKTEAFIEEQSATEDNWLEDAKTDKGAISKASVTKRLKDIKGSGSSEEIDILKRCKHLLEAEATAKKLAKDKQEELDLLTLHKYEKLAEKTIKEIVIEDKWFATMTAAAESEVQRIIQGLVKRVKLLEERYAATLPELSSEVDTLADKVTAHLEKMGVAIHG
- a CDS encoding MarR family winged helix-turn-helix transcriptional regulator: MSVASLQAFYFIASRAPESVSFTEVADMIGSQQSSVHRAIYVLACDGVGKVKGPRCGLVDIADDPYDSRRRQISLTRKGDELAKKHNFILQRRWF